Proteins encoded in a region of the Ralstonia pseudosolanacearum genome:
- the prpE gene encoding propionate--CoA ligase, with product MPMSDAYRALYQRSIDDPAAFWGEQAQRIDWQTPYAAVLDDARLPFARWFVGGRTNLCHNAVDRHLATRGEQAALVYVSTETGIETTYTYRALHREVNRMAACLQALGVRRGDRVLIYLPMIPEAAFAMLACARIGAIHSVVFGGFASNSLATRIDDATPRVIVSADAGSRGGKVVEYKPLLDAAIDLAVHKPAHVLLVDRKLAPMQHRPHDVDYAALARQHAHADVPCEWMESNEPSYILYTSGTTGKPKGVQRDTGGYAVALAASMPLIFGAQAGDTMFTASDVGWVVGHSYIVYAPLLAGLATVMYEGTPVRPDGAIWWRIVEQYRVNVMFTAPTAIRVLKKQDPALLRRHDLSSLRRLFLAGEPLDEPTARWIGDALGKPIIDNYWQTETGWPMLAIPQGVAPSTPKLGSPGFPVYGYRLDILDEATGQPCAPGEKGLLAVAAPLPPGCMSTVWGDDARFLQTYWSAFPGRPLYSSFDWGVRDAAGYITILGRTDDVINVAGHRLGTREIEESLSSHPAIAEVAVVGVADPLKGQVAMGFAIVRDAACVAEPVDRMALEGELMRTVEGQLGAVARPSRVFFVNALPKTRSGKLLRRAMQAVAEGRDPGDLTTIEDPTALAQVREAMQA from the coding sequence ATGCCCATGTCCGACGCCTATCGCGCGCTGTACCAGCGGTCCATCGACGATCCCGCCGCCTTCTGGGGCGAGCAGGCGCAGCGCATCGACTGGCAGACGCCCTATGCCGCGGTGCTCGACGATGCGCGGCTGCCGTTTGCGCGCTGGTTCGTCGGCGGGCGCACCAATCTGTGCCACAACGCCGTCGACCGCCATCTCGCCACGCGCGGCGAGCAGGCCGCGCTGGTGTATGTCTCCACCGAGACCGGCATCGAGACGACCTACACGTACCGGGCGCTGCATCGCGAGGTCAACCGCATGGCGGCGTGCCTGCAAGCGCTGGGCGTCAGGCGCGGCGATCGCGTGCTGATCTACCTCCCGATGATCCCGGAAGCGGCGTTCGCCATGCTGGCCTGCGCGCGCATCGGCGCGATCCATTCGGTGGTGTTCGGCGGCTTCGCCTCCAACAGCCTCGCCACCCGCATCGACGATGCCACGCCGCGCGTCATCGTCAGCGCCGACGCCGGCTCGCGCGGCGGCAAGGTGGTCGAATACAAGCCGCTGCTCGATGCCGCCATCGACCTCGCCGTGCACAAGCCGGCGCACGTCCTACTGGTCGACCGCAAGCTTGCCCCGATGCAGCACCGGCCGCACGACGTCGACTACGCCGCGCTGGCCCGGCAGCACGCCCACGCCGACGTGCCGTGCGAATGGATGGAGTCGAACGAGCCGTCCTACATCCTCTACACCTCGGGCACCACCGGCAAGCCCAAGGGCGTCCAGCGCGACACCGGCGGCTACGCGGTGGCGCTGGCTGCGTCGATGCCGCTGATCTTCGGCGCGCAGGCGGGCGACACCATGTTCACTGCGTCGGACGTCGGCTGGGTGGTCGGCCACAGCTACATCGTCTACGCGCCGCTGCTGGCGGGGCTCGCCACCGTGATGTACGAGGGCACGCCGGTCCGCCCCGACGGCGCCATCTGGTGGCGCATCGTCGAGCAATACCGCGTCAACGTGATGTTCACCGCGCCCACGGCCATCCGCGTGTTGAAGAAGCAGGATCCGGCGCTGCTGCGGCGGCATGACCTGTCCAGCCTGCGGCGCCTGTTCTTGGCCGGCGAGCCGCTCGACGAGCCCACCGCGCGCTGGATCGGCGACGCGCTCGGCAAGCCCATCATCGACAATTACTGGCAGACCGAGACCGGCTGGCCGATGCTGGCGATCCCGCAGGGTGTGGCGCCCTCGACGCCCAAGCTGGGCTCGCCCGGCTTCCCGGTCTACGGATACCGGCTCGACATCCTCGACGAGGCGACGGGCCAGCCCTGCGCGCCGGGCGAAAAGGGCCTGCTGGCCGTCGCCGCGCCGCTGCCGCCGGGCTGCATGAGCACCGTGTGGGGCGACGATGCGCGCTTCCTCCAGACATACTGGTCCGCCTTCCCCGGGCGCCCGCTCTATTCCAGCTTCGACTGGGGCGTGCGCGATGCGGCAGGCTACATCACCATCCTTGGTCGCACCGATGACGTGATCAACGTGGCCGGCCATCGCCTGGGCACGCGCGAGATCGAAGAGAGTCTGTCGTCGCATCCGGCGATCGCCGAGGTAGCGGTGGTGGGGGTGGCCGACCCGCTGAAAGGGCAGGTGGCGATGGGGTTTGCCATCGTGCGCGATGCGGCCTGTGTTGCCGAGCCGGTCGACCGCATGGCGCTGGAGGGCGAACTGATGCGCACGGTGGAGGGGCAGTTGGGCGCTGTGGCGCGGCCGTCGCGCGTGTTCTTCGTCAACGCGTTGCCGAAGACGCGCTCGGGCAAGCTGCTGCGCCGGGCCATGCAGGCGGTGGCCGAAGGGCGCGATCCCGGCGACCTGACCACCATCGAGGACCCGACCGCGCTTGCCCAGGTGCGCGAGGCGATGCAGGCGTGA
- the greA gene encoding transcription elongation factor GreA, translated as MSTIPITKRGAEMLKDELQRLKTKERPAVVNAIAEARAQGDLSENADYDAAKERQGFIEGRILEIESKLAAAQVIDPAGLDADGRIVFGATIDLEDLDSGKPVTYQIVGDDEADLDSGKISISSPIARALIGKYEGDVATVVAPGGEREYEVRAVKYL; from the coding sequence ATGAGCACCATTCCGATTACCAAGCGCGGTGCCGAGATGCTCAAGGATGAGCTGCAACGCCTGAAGACCAAGGAGCGTCCGGCCGTTGTCAACGCCATCGCCGAAGCGCGCGCCCAGGGCGATCTGTCCGAAAACGCCGACTACGACGCCGCCAAGGAGCGCCAGGGCTTCATCGAGGGCCGCATCCTCGAGATCGAGTCCAAGCTGGCCGCTGCGCAGGTCATCGACCCGGCCGGGCTGGATGCCGATGGCCGTATCGTCTTCGGTGCCACCATCGACCTGGAAGACCTGGACTCCGGCAAGCCGGTCACCTACCAGATCGTCGGCGACGACGAAGCCGACCTGGATAGCGGCAAGATCTCGATCAGCTCGCCGATTGCGCGCGCGCTGATCGGCAAGTACGAAGGCGACGTCGCCACCGTGGTGGCGCCGGGCGGCGAGCGCGAATACGAAGTGCGCGCGGTCAAGTACCTCTGA
- the gloB gene encoding hydroxyacylglutathione hydrolase: MVQGGVPLAVEAIAAFTDNYIWALHDGRVAAVVDPGDAQPVLRFLQARGLALGAIVITHHHGDHVGGVQALVEAYPRDPSGAPLPVIGPADESIPCRTQAVREGDTVTLPHPAATFQVLDVPGHTRGHVAYVGRLQGPDAPASLFCGDTLFATGCGRLFEGTPAQMRRSLSKLAALPPDTRVYCAHEYTASNVRFARAVEPGNAALAAWEDEVASLRTDGRATVPTTVGHECATNPFMRSNEPAVAASVARHAGIGADDPVAVFAALREWKNGFR, translated from the coding sequence ATGGTCCAGGGTGGTGTGCCGCTTGCCGTGGAGGCGATCGCTGCGTTTACCGACAATTATATTTGGGCACTTCACGATGGCCGCGTGGCCGCCGTGGTCGATCCCGGCGACGCGCAACCGGTGCTCCGCTTCCTGCAGGCGCGCGGTCTGGCACTCGGTGCCATTGTAATCACACATCACCACGGCGATCACGTCGGCGGCGTGCAGGCGCTGGTCGAGGCTTATCCGCGCGACCCGTCCGGCGCGCCGTTGCCGGTGATCGGCCCGGCGGACGAGTCGATTCCCTGCCGCACGCAGGCCGTGCGCGAGGGCGACACCGTGACCCTCCCGCATCCCGCCGCCACCTTCCAAGTACTCGATGTGCCCGGCCATACGCGTGGCCATGTCGCCTATGTCGGCCGCCTGCAGGGGCCGGATGCGCCCGCCAGCCTGTTCTGCGGCGACACGCTGTTCGCCACCGGCTGCGGCCGCCTGTTCGAGGGCACGCCCGCGCAGATGCGGCGGTCGCTGTCCAAGCTGGCCGCGCTGCCGCCCGACACGCGCGTGTACTGCGCACACGAATACACCGCCTCGAATGTGCGTTTCGCGCGCGCGGTCGAACCGGGCAACGCCGCGCTGGCGGCATGGGAAGACGAAGTCGCCTCGCTGCGCACCGACGGGCGCGCGACCGTGCCGACCACGGTCGGCCACGAGTGCGCGACCAATCCCTTCATGCGCTCGAATGAGCCCGCCGTGGCGGCCTCGGTGGCGCGGCATGCCGGCATCGGCGCTGACGATCCGGTGGCCGTTTTCGCGGCGCTGCGCGAATGGAAGAACGGATTTCGCTGA
- the carA gene encoding glutamine-hydrolyzing carbamoyl-phosphate synthase small subunit, which produces MLPSFPPAILALADGTVFRGYSIGAAGHTIGEVVFNTAITGYQEILTDPSYSRQIVTLTYPHIGNVGVNREDVEATKVHAAGLIIKDLPILASNFRQEHSLSHYLKGEKVVAIAGIDTRKLTRILREKGAQNGCVLAGEDNPQKAIDLARSFPGLSGMDLAKVVSVTQPYEWNQTEWALGRGYGVQDKPQFHVVAYDFGVKYNILRMLAERGCRVTVVPAQTSAADVLAYNPDGVFLSNGPGDPQPCDYAIAATKDFIERRIPTFGICLGHQIMGLAVGGKTLKMKTGHHGANHPVKDLQDGRVIITSQNHGFAVDPESLPANARVTHVSLFDGTLQGFELTDRPAFCFQGHPEASPGPHDIGYLFDRFTAAMAERKQ; this is translated from the coding sequence GTGTTGCCGTCTTTCCCGCCCGCCATTCTCGCGCTTGCAGACGGCACGGTCTTTCGTGGCTATTCCATCGGTGCCGCCGGTCATACGATCGGCGAAGTGGTGTTCAACACCGCCATCACCGGCTATCAGGAAATTCTCACCGATCCGAGCTACTCGCGCCAGATCGTCACCCTCACGTATCCGCATATCGGCAACGTCGGCGTGAACCGTGAGGACGTCGAAGCCACCAAAGTCCATGCCGCCGGCCTCATCATCAAGGACCTGCCGATTCTGGCATCGAACTTCCGCCAGGAACACTCGCTGTCGCACTACCTGAAGGGCGAGAAGGTCGTCGCCATCGCCGGCATCGATACCCGCAAGCTCACCCGCATCCTGCGCGAGAAGGGCGCCCAGAACGGCTGCGTGCTGGCCGGCGAAGACAACCCGCAAAAGGCCATCGACCTGGCCCGTTCCTTCCCGGGCCTGTCGGGCATGGACCTGGCCAAGGTGGTGTCCGTCACCCAGCCGTACGAATGGAACCAGACCGAGTGGGCGCTGGGCCGCGGCTACGGCGTGCAGGACAAGCCGCAGTTCCACGTGGTCGCCTATGACTTCGGCGTCAAGTACAACATCCTGCGCATGCTGGCCGAACGTGGCTGCCGCGTGACGGTGGTGCCGGCGCAGACCAGCGCCGCCGACGTGCTCGCCTACAACCCCGACGGCGTGTTCCTGTCCAACGGCCCCGGCGATCCGCAGCCGTGCGACTACGCCATCGCCGCCACCAAGGATTTCATCGAGCGCCGCATCCCGACCTTCGGCATCTGCCTGGGCCACCAGATCATGGGCCTGGCCGTCGGCGGCAAGACGCTGAAGATGAAGACCGGCCACCACGGCGCCAACCATCCGGTCAAGGACCTGCAGGACGGCCGCGTCATCATCACCTCGCAGAACCACGGCTTCGCGGTCGATCCGGAATCGCTGCCGGCCAACGCGCGCGTGACGCACGTCTCGCTGTTCGACGGCACGCTGCAGGGCTTCGAGCTGACCGACCGTCCGGCGTTCTGCTTCCAGGGCCACCCGGAAGCCTCGCCTGGCCCGCACGACATCGGCTACCTGTTCGACCGCTTCACGGCGGCGATGGCCGAGCGCAAGCAGTAA
- a CDS encoding transglycosylase SLT domain-containing protein, which produces MRSVRLLAASVLSLLLAACATGPAPNADTASTSAVSSTSGKDAPVVNVDQQPVASLKGPAKDLWARIRQGFSMPDLQSSAVGDRADWYAQRPEAFRRMVDRSNRYLYHIVEELERRNMPTELALLPFVESAFNPQAVSSAKAAGMWQFIPSTGKTYNLRQNVFQDERRDVLASTDAALDYLSKLHDQFGDWQLALAAYNWGEGAVARAIARNQAAGQSTDYLNLNMPAETRMYVPKLQAIKNIITSPERYGITLPDIPNHPYFVTVTTSRDIDVTLAARLANLPIDEFKALNPSFNRPVILGASNPQILLPYDNAETFQYNLNTYRGGLSSWTAVTVGNRERVEALAARLKVDPDTIREINRIPKGMRLKAGSTVVVPRADDAKEDAPDISPELAENATMAVEPDVPDLRRVVVRAGRRDTLGGLSRRYGVSLAQLRAWNQLSGDAIPKGRNVVLMLPQARSGAVRVSAMSRPVASAVRVPVAKVAGKPVARAKPVAGASAKRRRR; this is translated from the coding sequence ATGCGATCCGTGCGACTTCTCGCGGCATCTGTGCTCAGTCTGCTTCTGGCAGCCTGTGCCACGGGCCCCGCTCCGAATGCCGACACCGCCAGCACAAGCGCCGTTTCCTCCACGTCCGGCAAAGATGCGCCGGTCGTCAATGTTGATCAGCAGCCCGTGGCCTCCCTCAAGGGGCCGGCCAAGGACCTGTGGGCGCGCATCCGCCAAGGCTTCTCCATGCCCGACCTGCAAAGTTCGGCTGTGGGTGACCGCGCCGACTGGTATGCCCAGCGCCCCGAGGCGTTCCGCCGCATGGTGGACCGCTCCAACCGCTACCTGTATCACATCGTCGAGGAACTCGAACGGCGCAACATGCCCACCGAACTGGCCCTGCTGCCGTTCGTGGAGAGCGCGTTCAACCCGCAGGCGGTCTCCAGCGCCAAGGCGGCCGGGATGTGGCAGTTCATCCCGAGCACCGGCAAGACCTACAACCTCCGGCAAAACGTTTTCCAGGACGAGCGCCGCGACGTGCTGGCCTCGACCGATGCCGCGCTGGACTATCTGTCCAAGCTGCACGACCAGTTCGGCGACTGGCAGTTGGCGCTGGCCGCCTACAACTGGGGCGAGGGCGCGGTGGCGCGGGCGATCGCGCGCAACCAGGCGGCCGGGCAGTCGACCGACTACCTCAACCTGAACATGCCCGCCGAGACGCGCATGTACGTGCCCAAGCTCCAGGCGATCAAGAACATCATCACCAGCCCGGAGCGCTATGGCATCACGCTGCCGGACATCCCCAACCACCCGTACTTCGTCACCGTCACCACCTCGCGCGACATCGACGTGACGCTGGCGGCGCGGCTGGCCAACCTGCCGATCGACGAGTTCAAGGCGCTGAACCCGTCGTTCAACCGGCCGGTCATCCTGGGCGCGTCCAATCCGCAGATCCTGCTGCCGTACGACAACGCGGAGACGTTCCAGTACAACCTCAACACCTATCGCGGCGGGCTGTCGAGCTGGACCGCCGTCACGGTCGGCAACCGCGAGCGCGTCGAGGCGCTGGCCGCGCGGCTCAAGGTCGATCCGGACACCATCCGCGAGATCAACCGCATTCCCAAGGGCATGCGCCTGAAGGCCGGCTCCACCGTGGTGGTGCCGCGCGCCGACGATGCCAAGGAGGACGCCCCCGACATCAGCCCCGAGCTGGCCGAGAACGCCACCATGGCGGTCGAGCCCGACGTGCCCGACCTGCGCCGCGTGGTGGTGCGCGCCGGCAGGCGGGATACGCTGGGGGGCCTGTCGCGCCGCTATGGCGTTTCGTTGGCGCAGCTCCGCGCATGGAACCAGCTGTCCGGCGACGCGATCCCGAAGGGGCGCAACGTGGTCCTGATGCTGCCGCAGGCGCGCTCGGGCGCGGTGCGGGTCTCGGCGATGTCGCGTCCCGTGGCATCGGCGGTGCGGGTGCCGGTGGCGAAGGTGGCCGGCAAGCCGGTGGCCAGGGCCAAGCCCGTGGCAGGCGCGTCGGCCAAGCGTCGGAGGCGCTGA
- the leuE gene encoding leucine efflux protein LeuE, which yields MNAFMFAHFGIIEFWTFLLGTIFIVLLPGPNSMYVLSVAARRGVRAGYQGACGVFLGDAILMVLSAAGAASLLKASPVLFYAVKSIGAAYLAWIGLQMLRGAVRNWRARQAGESAEQNAAPADESHPFKKALVISLLNPKAILFFISFFIQFVDPHFALPALSFVVLGLVCQIGSFLYLTTIIFVGARLAAAFRARRRLAAGMSSGVGAMFIGFSAKLATATLN from the coding sequence ATGAACGCCTTCATGTTCGCCCACTTCGGCATCATCGAGTTCTGGACCTTCCTGCTCGGCACGATCTTCATCGTGCTGCTGCCGGGGCCGAACTCGATGTACGTGCTGTCGGTGGCGGCCCGCCGCGGTGTGCGCGCGGGCTACCAGGGCGCGTGCGGCGTGTTCCTGGGCGATGCCATCCTGATGGTGCTGTCGGCGGCGGGCGCGGCGTCGCTGCTCAAGGCGAGTCCGGTGCTGTTCTACGCCGTGAAGTCCATCGGCGCGGCGTACCTGGCATGGATCGGCCTGCAGATGCTGCGCGGCGCGGTGCGCAACTGGCGTGCGCGCCAGGCGGGCGAGTCGGCCGAGCAGAACGCGGCTCCGGCCGACGAATCGCATCCGTTCAAGAAGGCGCTGGTCATCAGCCTGCTGAACCCGAAGGCGATCCTGTTCTTCATCTCGTTCTTCATCCAGTTCGTCGACCCGCACTTCGCGCTGCCGGCGCTGTCGTTCGTCGTGCTGGGGCTGGTCTGCCAGATCGGCAGCTTCCTGTACCTGACCACCATCATCTTCGTGGGCGCGCGGCTGGCCGCGGCGTTCCGCGCGCGACGACGCCTGGCTGCCGGCATGAGCAGCGGCGTCGGCGCCATGTTTATCGGCTTTTCCGCCAAGCTGGCGACGGCCACACTGAATTAA
- a CDS encoding YhbY family RNA-binding protein, with translation MPALTLSPARRSELRSQAHALNPVVLIGAEGLTKAVLAEIDRSLAAHALIKIRVFGDDREARITLYDTICARLQAAPVQHIGKLLVIWRDGPVYLKENQPKELHPVRKIAGAAPRSVTVRKPNPNSTRRPKPVRLSVLGNERVTAGGNVKRAKPRQASQKKKALS, from the coding sequence ATGCCAGCCCTGACCCTTTCCCCTGCCCGCCGATCGGAACTGCGCTCGCAGGCGCATGCACTGAACCCGGTCGTCCTCATCGGCGCGGAAGGTCTGACGAAGGCCGTCCTGGCCGAAATCGACCGTTCGCTGGCGGCCCACGCGCTGATCAAGATCCGCGTATTCGGCGATGACCGCGAAGCCCGCATCACGCTCTACGACACCATCTGCGCGCGGCTGCAGGCTGCGCCGGTCCAGCACATCGGCAAGCTGCTGGTGATCTGGCGCGACGGCCCGGTCTACCTGAAGGAAAACCAGCCCAAGGAACTCCACCCCGTCCGCAAGATCGCCGGCGCCGCGCCGCGTTCCGTGACGGTGCGCAAGCCCAACCCGAACAGCACACGCCGGCCGAAACCGGTGCGCCTGAGCGTGCTGGGCAACGAGCGCGTCACGGCCGGCGGCAACGTCAAGCGCGCCAAGCCGCGCCAGGCCAGCCAGAAGAAAAAAGCGCTGTCCTGA
- the carB gene encoding carbamoyl-phosphate synthase large subunit yields the protein MPKRTDIKTILIIGAGPIIIGQACEFDYSGAQACKALREEGFKVVLVNSNPATIMTDPSTADVTYIEPITWEVVERIIAKERPDAILPTMGGQTALNCALDLHRHGVLEKYNVELIGASPEAIDKAEDRQKFKEAMTKIGLGSAKSGIAHSLEEALAVQAQIARETNTGGYPIVIRPSFTLGGTGGGIAYNREEFEEICKRGLDLSPTNELLIEESLLGWKEYEMEVVRDKKDNCIIVCSIENLDPMGIHTGDSITVAPAQTLTDKEYQILRNASLAVLREIGVDTGGSNVQFSINPEDGRMIVIEMNPRVSRSSALASKATGFPIAKVAAKLAVGYTLDELKNEITGGATPASFEPSIDYVVTKVPRFAFEKFPQADSHLTTQMKSVGEVMAMGRTFQESFQKALRGLEVGVDGLDEKSADRDEVIREIGEAGPDRIWYLGDAFRLGLSIDEVYAETAVDPWFLAQIEDIVKTEALVKARTLDSLSAAELRLLKQKGFSDRRLARLMKTTAQAVREKRIAEKVRPVYKRVDTCAAEFATNTAYLYSTYEAEHGECEADPTDRKKIMVLGGGPNRIGQGIEFDYCCVHAALALHEDGYETIMVNCNPETVSTDYDTSDRLYFEPVTLEDVLEIVDKEKPVGVIVQYGGQTPLKLALDLEANGVPIIGTTPDMIDAAEDRERFQKLLHDLGLRQPPNRTARAEDEALKLADEIGYPLVVRPSYVLGGRAMEIVHEPRDLERYMREAVKVSNDSPVLLDRFLNDAIECDVDCLSDGKRVFIGGVMEHIEQAGVHSGDSACSLPPYSLSQATVDELKRQTAAMARALNVIGLMNVQFAIQQKGGEDIVYVLEVNPRASRTVPYVSKATGISLAKVAARCMAGQSLDEQGIHDEVVPSYYSVKEAVFPFNKFPGVDPVLGPEMRSTGEVMGVGRTFGEALFKSQLAAGSRLPEKGTVLMTVKDSDKPRAIEVARTLHTLGYPIVATRGTASAIEAAGIPVRVVNKVKDGRPHIVDMIKNGELALVFTTVDETRAAIADSRSIRTAALANRVTYYTTIAGARAAVEGLKHLQNLDVYDLQGLHASL from the coding sequence ATGCCAAAACGTACAGACATCAAAACCATCCTGATCATCGGCGCGGGCCCGATCATCATCGGCCAGGCGTGTGAATTCGATTACTCCGGCGCGCAGGCCTGCAAGGCGCTGCGCGAGGAAGGCTTCAAGGTGGTCCTGGTCAACAGCAACCCGGCCACCATCATGACCGACCCCAGCACGGCCGATGTGACCTACATCGAGCCGATCACCTGGGAAGTGGTCGAGCGCATCATCGCCAAGGAGCGTCCGGACGCGATCCTGCCGACCATGGGCGGCCAGACCGCGCTGAACTGCGCGCTGGACCTGCACCGCCACGGCGTGCTCGAGAAGTACAACGTCGAGCTGATCGGCGCCTCGCCCGAGGCCATCGACAAGGCCGAAGACCGCCAGAAGTTCAAGGAAGCGATGACCAAGATCGGCCTGGGTTCGGCCAAGTCGGGCATCGCGCATTCGCTGGAAGAGGCGCTGGCCGTGCAGGCGCAGATCGCCCGCGAAACCAACACGGGTGGCTACCCGATCGTGATCCGTCCGTCGTTCACGCTGGGCGGCACGGGCGGTGGCATCGCCTACAACCGCGAAGAGTTCGAAGAGATCTGCAAGCGCGGTCTCGACCTCTCCCCGACCAACGAGCTGCTGATCGAAGAATCGCTGCTCGGCTGGAAGGAATACGAGATGGAAGTGGTCCGCGACAAGAAAGACAACTGCATCATCGTCTGCTCGATCGAGAACCTGGACCCGATGGGCATCCACACCGGCGACTCCATCACCGTGGCGCCGGCGCAGACGCTGACCGACAAGGAATACCAGATCCTGCGCAACGCCTCGCTGGCCGTGCTGCGCGAGATCGGCGTGGATACCGGCGGCTCGAACGTGCAGTTCTCGATCAATCCGGAAGATGGCCGGATGATCGTGATCGAGATGAACCCGCGCGTGTCGCGCTCGTCGGCGCTGGCCTCCAAGGCCACCGGCTTCCCGATCGCCAAGGTGGCCGCCAAGCTGGCGGTCGGCTACACGCTGGACGAACTGAAGAACGAGATCACCGGCGGCGCGACCCCGGCGTCGTTCGAGCCCTCGATCGACTACGTGGTCACCAAGGTGCCGCGTTTCGCCTTCGAGAAATTCCCGCAGGCCGACAGCCACCTGACCACGCAGATGAAGTCGGTGGGCGAAGTGATGGCCATGGGTCGTACCTTCCAGGAGTCGTTCCAGAAGGCGCTGCGCGGCCTGGAAGTCGGCGTGGATGGCCTGGACGAAAAGTCCGCCGACCGTGACGAGGTCATCCGGGAGATCGGCGAAGCCGGCCCGGATCGGATCTGGTACCTGGGTGATGCATTCCGCCTGGGCCTGTCGATCGACGAGGTCTATGCCGAGACGGCCGTCGATCCGTGGTTCCTCGCCCAGATCGAAGACATCGTCAAGACCGAAGCGCTGGTCAAGGCCCGCACGCTCGATAGCCTGTCGGCCGCCGAACTGCGCCTGCTCAAGCAGAAGGGCTTCTCCGACCGCCGCCTGGCCAGGCTGATGAAGACCACGGCCCAGGCCGTGCGCGAGAAGCGCATCGCCGAGAAGGTCCGCCCGGTCTACAAGCGCGTCGACACCTGCGCGGCCGAGTTCGCCACCAACACGGCGTACCTGTACTCGACCTACGAGGCCGAGCACGGCGAATGCGAAGCCGACCCGACCGACCGCAAGAAGATCATGGTGCTGGGCGGCGGCCCGAACCGGATCGGCCAGGGTATCGAGTTCGACTACTGCTGCGTGCATGCCGCGCTGGCGCTGCACGAAGACGGGTACGAGACCATCATGGTCAACTGCAACCCGGAAACCGTCTCGACCGACTACGACACCTCCGACCGCCTGTACTTCGAGCCGGTGACGCTGGAAGACGTGCTCGAGATCGTCGACAAGGAAAAGCCGGTCGGCGTGATCGTGCAGTACGGCGGCCAGACCCCGCTGAAGCTCGCGCTCGACCTCGAAGCCAACGGCGTGCCCATCATCGGCACGACGCCGGACATGATCGACGCGGCCGAAGACCGCGAGCGCTTCCAGAAGCTGCTGCACGACCTGGGCCTGCGCCAGCCGCCCAACCGCACCGCGCGCGCCGAAGACGAAGCCCTCAAGCTGGCCGACGAGATCGGCTACCCGCTGGTGGTGCGCCCGTCGTACGTGCTGGGCGGCCGTGCCATGGAAATCGTGCACGAGCCGCGCGACCTCGAGCGCTACATGCGCGAGGCCGTGAAGGTGTCGAACGACAGCCCGGTGCTGCTCGACCGCTTCCTGAACGACGCCATCGAATGCGACGTCGATTGCCTGTCCGACGGCAAGCGCGTGTTCATCGGCGGCGTGATGGAGCACATCGAGCAGGCCGGCGTGCACTCGGGCGACTCGGCGTGCTCGCTGCCGCCGTATTCGCTGTCGCAGGCCACCGTCGACGAGCTCAAGCGCCAGACCGCCGCGATGGCCCGCGCGCTGAACGTGATCGGCCTGATGAACGTGCAGTTCGCCATCCAGCAGAAGGGCGGCGAGGACATCGTCTACGTGCTGGAAGTGAATCCGCGCGCCTCGCGCACGGTGCCGTACGTGTCCAAGGCAACCGGCATCTCGCTGGCCAAGGTGGCGGCGCGCTGCATGGCCGGCCAGTCGCTGGACGAGCAGGGCATCCACGATGAGGTCGTGCCGTCGTACTACAGCGTCAAGGAAGCGGTGTTCCCGTTCAACAAGTTCCCGGGCGTCGATCCGGTGCTCGGACCGGAAATGCGCTCCACCGGCGAAGTGATGGGCGTCGGCCGCACCTTCGGCGAAGCGCTGTTCAAGAGCCAGCTTGCCGCCGGCTCGCGCCTGCCCGAGAAGGGCACCGTGCTGATGACGGTCAAGGACAGCGACAAGCCGCGCGCCATCGAAGTCGCCCGCACGCTGCACACGCTCGGCTACCCGATCGTGGCCACGCGCGGCACGGCGTCGGCCATCGAGGCGGCCGGCATTCCGGTGCGCGTGGTCAACAAGGTGAAGGACGGCCGTCCGCACATCGTCGACATGATCAAGAACGGTGAGCTGGCGCTTGTGTTCACCACCGTCGACGAGACGCGCGCGGCCATCGCCGACTCGCGTTCCATCCGGACCGCCGCGCTGGCCAACCGCGTGACCTACTACACCACCATCGCCGGCGCCCGTGCCGCGGTGGAGGGCCTGAAGCACCTGCAGAACCTGGACGTCTACGATCTCCAGGGCCTGCACGCCAGCCTGTAA
- a CDS encoding DUF4149 domain-containing protein, whose protein sequence is MPQRLFQLLATVWCGSLWTIGYLVAPMLFAMLEDRHLAGTIAGRLFHAEAWIGLAAGCLLLVTATGLVRAGQIGYRPLRWLVLGMLLCVLVGYFGLQPFMASLREQAEVIGAAVGDSPYRAQFGMLHGVSSVFYLVESLLGLALIWKVAGIRQPA, encoded by the coding sequence ATGCCGCAGCGCCTCTTCCAGTTGCTTGCCACGGTCTGGTGCGGATCGCTCTGGACTATCGGCTACCTCGTGGCGCCGATGCTCTTTGCGATGCTGGAAGATCGCCATCTGGCGGGCACGATTGCCGGGCGGCTGTTCCATGCCGAAGCGTGGATCGGTCTGGCGGCGGGCTGTCTGCTGCTGGTGACGGCGACGGGGCTCGTCAGGGCCGGGCAGATCGGCTACCGGCCGCTGCGCTGGCTGGTGCTGGGAATGCTGCTGTGCGTGCTGGTCGGCTATTTCGGCCTGCAGCCGTTCATGGCGTCGCTGCGTGAGCAGGCCGAGGTGATTGGCGCGGCGGTGGGTGACTCGCCGTATCGCGCGCAGTTCGGCATGCTGCACGGTGTGTCGAGCGTGTTCTACCTGGTGGAGAGCTTGCTCGGTCTCGCGCTGATCTGGAAGGTGGCCGGCATCCGGCAGCCCGCCTGA